CGAGAAAGATGATAAATCATTCTACACAAGATTAAGACAATATCTTCCAAGTTATAAGTTTTCAAAATATGTTCCGACTGTAAAAAAAGGAAATAAGACCGATAAAACAGATATAGAATATTATTATATCATGCCTTTCGAGCAGAATACCGATAATATTGAATACAAAACAAAGGATTTCAAAAATTTCACTTTAAGCCAGTATAGAAAAGCAGGTGACGAATGGAAAGGAGTAGAAAAGACTAAAAAATAAATCAAAAAGTCCTGTGATATTTCGCAGGACTTTTTTAATTTTATATGGATTTCTTTATCTAAGGATCAAACCGCTTAAAGTAAGCACTTTCTTCACATAAAATAAGTCTGGATATTTTTGAATATTTCAGCCTATACAAAATGACAGAAGCGACCCCTCAACAGGCACCAATAAAGAAAATTCTCCCATTAATTCTGGCCACAGCTATTTTTATGCAAATGCTGGACTCAACGATTCTGAACACCTCTCTCCCATCCATTGCCAAGGATCTTCATGAATCTCCACTGAATATGCAAAATGCCATTATCAGTTATGTATTGACATTAGCCGTTTTCATGCCTGCAAGTGGATTTCTGGCTGATCGTTTCGGAACTAAAAAAGTATTTATTTTCTCGCTGTTATTATTCAGTTTAGGATCTTTATTCTGTTCTTTATCTCAAAACCTCACGCATCTTGTTATTTCCAGAGTAATTCAGGGGGTTGGAGGAAGCTTGATGACTCCGGTCGGAAAGCTGGCACTTATTAAAACTTTTGATAAGAATGAATTGCTTAAAGCAATGAACTTTGCTATTATTCCTGCACTTATAGGGCCTGTTTTAGGGCCTCTAGTTGGTGGTTATATGGTGGATTATCTATCATGGCACTGGATATTCCTCATCAATATCCCAATTGGGGTGTTAGGAATTATTTTAGGATTAAAATTCATGCCCGATTACAAATCCAGTGATGTAGATTTTGATTTGAAAGGATTTTTAATTTTTGCAGCAGCATCTCTCCTCCTTTCTGTTTCACTCGAACTTTTCGGGGACATGCAAAATATAACGCCGGTTCTCATTGTATTTATCCTTGGATTCTTGTTTCTTTATTATTACTATAAACACGCAAAAAAAGAAGGTCATCCGATCTTTCCTTTAAATCTGTTTCAGGTAAGAACGTTCCGAGTAGGAATTATAGGAAATCTTGCCACAAGACTAGGGATTAGCTCTGTTCCCTTGTTACTTCCCCTGATGATTCAGATTGCTTATAAACAGTCTGCGGTAACTTCAGGCTGGATCACTGCTCCTATGGCTCTAACGGCTATATTCGGGAAATCATCGGTAATTAAAATTCTTGATAAATATGGTTATCGACAAACATTAATGGTGAATACATTTATCATCGGAACGTTGATCTGTATGTTGGCTATTCCTGATATTCATACCTCTTTATATTGGTTTGTTCCTATTATTGCTGTTCTCGGATTTTTTAACTCGATTCAGTTCACCTCAATGAATACGATTTCCATTGCAGATCTTAGAAATTTTCAGACCAGCAGTGGCAATTCTTTAATCTCAGTTAATCAGCAGCTCGCTATTGGTTTCGGAATTGCTTTTGGATTAATTGTTCTAAAGATATTTGAAAGTTCAGACCTCATCCAGGGGGAAACACACAATGCCTTCCGATACACTTTTCTTACCGTAGGAATATTGACGATCCTATCGGGATTCGTATTTAGAAGACTCCATATTTCGGATGGAAAAAATATGAAATCGAAGGAAGAATAGCCCAAAGGGAGAAAGTTGAAAACTATTTTTATTTTTCAAACTTTCTTGCTTTATAACGGTTCAACATTTTCTGTTTTTACGAACTTATCACAGATCAATGCATTTGCCTTTTAAGTATGGTAATTTTGTTTACATAAAATCAACAATATTATGACAACTAAAAAAGTAGAAATGGTAGTATCTCCAAGACCTGCCCACTTTGTAGGTGACGGTTTTAGAGTTCATAATTTTATTCCAGGCGTACATGGATTAGATATGAAAAGAATGGATCCTTTCATTATGCTTGATTATAATTCAAAATTTCATTTCAATGGTTCTGATAGACCAAGAGGGGTAGGTGTTCATCCACACAGAGGTTTTGAAACGGTAACCATAGCATATAATGGAAAAGTAGAACATCATGACAGTGCCGGAGGCGGTGGCGTTATTGGAGAAGGTGATGTACAATGGATGACGGCAGCAAAAGGAGTTCTTCACAAAGAATATCACGAAACAGAATGGGCTAAAGAAGGCGGAATCTTTCAGATGGTTCAGCTTTGGGTGAATCTTCCTGCAAAAGATAAGATGAGCCATCCAAAATACCAGGCTATCGAAAATTCTAAAATGGAAAAGGTTGATCTGGGTGAAAATGGTTTTGTAGAAGTGATTGCCGGAACATATGATGGTCATAAAGGTCCTGCATTTACCTTCACTCCTGTTCATATGATGAATGCTAAGCTTACATCAGGTGGTAAGGCAGAATTTAATTTTCCTGCCCACTTCAATACTGCAGCTTTGGTGATTGAAGGGAATATAACCATTAATGGAGAAGACCATGTGAAAGCAGATCATTTTGCACTCTTTAAAAATGAAGGAGAAGCCTTTACTATTGAGGCCGGAGAAGATTCAGTCGTTTTAATTATCAGCGGTGAGCCCATTAATGAACCGATTTTTCCTCATGGGCCTTTTGTAATGAATTCCAGAGAGGAAATCATGCAGGCATTTGAAGATTTTAATACAGGAAAATTTGGATATCTTGAAGATTAGAAGAATAGAATTAAATTTTCCTTAATCTTAAATTGCTCCTTTTTTATTAACTTTAACTATCATTATATTGGGTTAAAGCGTAAAAGATTAATATTACATACATTGCAGAGAGATAAACCTTATAGGTTTTTGAAACCTATAAGGTTTATTTTCTTAACAAGATTTTTCACAGAAAAACAAAAGATATCAATCTCTTACAACTTCACCTATCAACTTGTAATACAAAAAAATTATGAAACCGGAATTTGAAAACATACCTCTTGTAAAAGCTGAAAAAAGATTTGAAATAGAATTCAATGGACATTATGCCTTTATTGATTATCGCGAAACTTCTCATCAGATAGCTTTGATCCATACCGAAGCAGAACCGGAGCTTGCAGGAACTGGTGCAGCAGCGGCAGTCGTGGAAAAGACTTTGAATTATATTGAAGAGAGCGGTAAAAAACTTCTTCCTTTCTGTCCTTATGTTTTTGCCTTTATTAAAAAACATCCTGAGTGGAAACGTATCGTAGATGAAAAATTTGACGGATACGATAAACTGTAGCTCTTTATCAACAAACATTAAAGTAACATTTTAAAAAGCATTACATCATTATGTCAAATATTGGACTTATCATCGAAGAAAAAGCAGCAGATATCGGGAATTTTCTGGTAGGAAGACTTCTTCCTTTCCGTGAAAAAAGAGCTGTGGGGCCTTTTGTTTTTATTGATCACATGGGGCCTTCGGAATTAAAGGATTATCAAAATCTAGATGTTCCACCGCATCCACATATCGGACTATCTACCTTAACTTACCTGCTTGAAGGCTCTATTTTCCATAGAGACAGTGTTGGCAGTGCACTTGAGATCAAACCTGGTGCTGTCAACTGGATGACTGCCGGAAAAGGAGTAGTACATTCCGAAAGAACTCCTGAGTATTTAAGACACAGTGATAAAAGACTTCATGGATTTCAGATCTGGGTAGGCCTTCCTAAACATCTTGAACAGTCTGAACCTACCTTCCACCATATTGAAGAAAATGACATTCCGGTTTGGGAAGAAGATGGAATTCAATATAAATTAATTGCCGGAGAAGCATTTGGAAAAACATCTCCAGTTCCTGTACACAGCAAATTATTCTTCATTGAAATCAAAACCAAAGAAGCTAAGAAAATCAGCATTGGAAAAGATCTTTATGGAGAAGCAGCAATGTATGTTCTGGATGGAACAGTAACAACGGAAGGGAATTCTTACGGCTCAAAACAACTGATGATTGCTAAGGATACTAAACTTTGTGAATTCGATATGAGTGAAAACGGCACCGTATATCTTTTCGGAGGTGAACCTTTCGATGAGGAACGTTTTATCTTCTGGAACTTTGTGAATTCTGACAAGGAAGCAATCGATCAGGCTAAAGTAAATTGGAATGATCAGAATCATGATGCATTTCCACTGGTTCCGGGTGATGAACAAGAATATGTTCCTCTTCCCAAGGCAATTTTAAACAGAAAATAACCCCATTGAGAAAAAACCATGAAAATATTAGCATTTGCAGGCAGTAGTTCTTCTACTTCCATCAACCGGGAACTGGTAAAGTTTGTTGTAAAGGATTTCCAGAATGAAGAGATCAATCTCCTTGACCTTAATGACTTTACAATGCCTGTTTTTTCTGTGGATCTTGAAAAGAAAGGATTTCCGGATGAAGCCCATCAGTTTCTCAAGGCCATTGAAGAATGTGATGTTATTATTTGCTCTCTTGCAGAGCATAACCGATCTTATAGTGCTGCTTTTAAAAATGTTTTTGATTGGGCATCAAGGATTAATGTAAAAGTTTTCCAAAACAAGCCCATGCTTTTGATGAGCACTTCTCCCGGCGGATATGGCGGCGGAAATGTGATGAATACAGCTAAAACATTTTTCCCACAATTTGCAGCCGATATCAAGGATACTTTTTCACTACCAAAGTTCTATGAGAATTTTGATCTTGAAAGCGGAATCATCAATCCAGATATACTAAGCGAGCTGAAAACAAAGATTGAAAACTTTAAAAATACAATTACAACCAA
This is a stretch of genomic DNA from Chryseobacterium tructae. It encodes these proteins:
- a CDS encoding MFS transporter, which translates into the protein MTEATPQQAPIKKILPLILATAIFMQMLDSTILNTSLPSIAKDLHESPLNMQNAIISYVLTLAVFMPASGFLADRFGTKKVFIFSLLLFSLGSLFCSLSQNLTHLVISRVIQGVGGSLMTPVGKLALIKTFDKNELLKAMNFAIIPALIGPVLGPLVGGYMVDYLSWHWIFLINIPIGVLGIILGLKFMPDYKSSDVDFDLKGFLIFAAASLLLSVSLELFGDMQNITPVLIVFILGFLFLYYYYKHAKKEGHPIFPLNLFQVRTFRVGIIGNLATRLGISSVPLLLPLMIQIAYKQSAVTSGWITAPMALTAIFGKSSVIKILDKYGYRQTLMVNTFIIGTLICMLAIPDIHTSLYWFVPIIAVLGFFNSIQFTSMNTISIADLRNFQTSSGNSLISVNQQLAIGFGIAFGLIVLKIFESSDLIQGETHNAFRYTFLTVGILTILSGFVFRRLHISDGKNMKSKEE
- a CDS encoding pirin family protein, with product MTTKKVEMVVSPRPAHFVGDGFRVHNFIPGVHGLDMKRMDPFIMLDYNSKFHFNGSDRPRGVGVHPHRGFETVTIAYNGKVEHHDSAGGGGVIGEGDVQWMTAAKGVLHKEYHETEWAKEGGIFQMVQLWVNLPAKDKMSHPKYQAIENSKMEKVDLGENGFVEVIAGTYDGHKGPAFTFTPVHMMNAKLTSGGKAEFNFPAHFNTAALVIEGNITINGEDHVKADHFALFKNEGEAFTIEAGEDSVVLIISGEPINEPIFPHGPFVMNSREEIMQAFEDFNTGKFGYLED
- a CDS encoding GNAT family N-acetyltransferase encodes the protein MKPEFENIPLVKAEKRFEIEFNGHYAFIDYRETSHQIALIHTEAEPELAGTGAAAAVVEKTLNYIEESGKKLLPFCPYVFAFIKKHPEWKRIVDEKFDGYDKL
- a CDS encoding pirin family protein, whose amino-acid sequence is MSNIGLIIEEKAADIGNFLVGRLLPFREKRAVGPFVFIDHMGPSELKDYQNLDVPPHPHIGLSTLTYLLEGSIFHRDSVGSALEIKPGAVNWMTAGKGVVHSERTPEYLRHSDKRLHGFQIWVGLPKHLEQSEPTFHHIEENDIPVWEEDGIQYKLIAGEAFGKTSPVPVHSKLFFIEIKTKEAKKISIGKDLYGEAAMYVLDGTVTTEGNSYGSKQLMIAKDTKLCEFDMSENGTVYLFGGEPFDEERFIFWNFVNSDKEAIDQAKVNWNDQNHDAFPLVPGDEQEYVPLPKAILNRK
- a CDS encoding NADPH-dependent FMN reductase, with translation MKILAFAGSSSSTSINRELVKFVVKDFQNEEINLLDLNDFTMPVFSVDLEKKGFPDEAHQFLKAIEECDVIICSLAEHNRSYSAAFKNVFDWASRINVKVFQNKPMLLMSTSPGGYGGGNVMNTAKTFFPQFAADIKDTFSLPKFYENFDLESGIINPDILSELKTKIENFKNTITTND